aaattcaccaaatatccctgcgtgtttcaaaatacataatatacccctattttttcgtattgttcaccaaatacccctattttgactttccgttagtcctccgttaagtcatgtttataattcaccaaatgcacatgtttataaactttttgcacaatatacacctatttgtaaacttGTTTGCATCAAATACCCAAAGTGCTTTTAAACTGCATAATTTAAATCTAACGGCTAATTTGCAGTTCTAAATTTCCTAGCAATGAAGTAGAGCAGTTTGTAACACATTTCCAGCAATAAACAGGGACTATATTCCATAAAAAGCTGATTAATTTGCATAGTAGCTTTACAAATACTCTGAATAATAATACCCTTGCAATGAACATTTACAATCACTCTTGTACTACAAGGCATTGCCCTGCTTACATAAGATATGACCTTCGTGGGCTTCGTCACAATAAAAATAATCATTCTTACAAATTTAGTGTTCTTGTTGAACCAACTGCGTATGCTATCAGTAATTTTGTGTTTACATCAAAATCTAAAAATGCATGAAAAATGTCAGTTGCTTAGCTTGCCTTAGGCCCAAGAGACAAAGAGCAGCAAATTGAACTGGTGTGACATGAGCTTGTGGAGACAGCAGTTGGTTGGCACCAAGAAGTTCATTAACAACACCAAGATCAGATGGCCATAATAAAATGACAAAACCAGAGATCATCAGATTGGGTGCTGCCCTGCCAACTGCAAACAATATCTTGGAACTCAGATACAATGGCAAACCAATGACTATTAAAGAGAATAGGCAAGAAGCTTTTGAGACATGATTTTGGAGGTACCAACCCCAACACTTAATCAAACAGACAAGATTCTCCTTAGATATACTTGAAACcgaaatacaaatacaaaacgTTCAATTTAGTTATGAAAGCCCGCTCTAGTCTCTACAGTAGAAAAGCCAATTTAATACCAAATGCAAGTAACACCAAATGGTAGGATTGTAGAACAAAAGAAAAACAGCCAAGTCATGCAGCAATATAATACAAACAGAACatttcaaaaataaaagaatataCTCAGTTTAGCTCCTCTACAGTGATTCAGATCTGCTGATCGAATTTACAAGTATGAAACACAACAAGCACCAGATAACAAAACTACAGAACTTATCAGATAGCCCCAAGATCAAATCACTAATAACCGAAATACTTCGTGAAAAACAACAAAGAGGTCATCCCAGATCACAAGTCAATGCGATTAACAAATGCACAAATGTAAACAACAAGAATTTCAGACTGGTCTGGATCCATTAACTTCAACCAAAAGATCTTCAAACCAAAACAATGTATTGGAAGTGATCAAGCTTCAAATCAAAAAATAGATCTTGAGTTCTACAATGTAAAATATCCTGAGTCCTAATTAAACTGTATCAAAATTCGAGGTTGAGCAGAATTCTGTTTGGGCCATAACTAAATGTTTTTATCACAAACCATGATATCTTATCATCATTCTCATGAGTGTTTAACTTTAAAGTAGGACCCTTAATGGTAATGCTCTCCCTAGTCATCATTTATCAAAGGTTTATCAAAAGTTTAAGACCTTCAATACTCATGAAGTCATGAAGCATATACAATCATATACATTTACACCATTCACCTGTTTCACAACAATGATTATCTCTCTAATTTCACAAAGGCCCGCTTTGTTCAAGTGAAACTTTTTTCCAAATTAACCAAGACTACAATCATAATGCACCACAATCAAAATCTATCATGCCAGATGCCATCAAATTCCACAAATTAAATTTCACATAATAAACAGGAGGGGGGTTGTAGGTAACCTGGACTTGTGATTTTCCAAAGTGATTAGAGTTGAACACGAGATTAGGTTTTCCGCGATCGTCAACCCAATCTTCGCAAGCTTGCCAATCGTCCATTAAACAAGCTTCCTCGATGAAAGCATTCGGGCCAGGGTCCATATAATGGGGGTCAATCACAAAAATTGGGTACACAAAATTCGATTCTGTAGCAGCTTGTTCAAGAGTCGGGTTATCGTGGATTCAAAATCCCTTTCGGAACCACATTAGAGAAGAATTGGATGAAGCCGTCATTTTTGTGATAATTGAAGAAGTTTTAGCGTCTGGAGTTTGGTAGGGAGAAGGAGGTGGttcgaggagagagaattgaGAAGGCGTCGTCGTCTTTTCCTTCCTTAGCTGCCGCCGCGCCGTCTTCTCCTTCCTTCCTCGATCTCCTCTCGCCGCCAGCCTTCAACCTTCGTCGGCGGCAATGGTGGATTCTTCGGACTTCCTACCACCTGCACTACCAAATCACCGGAAGAAGAGACTTATATTTCTGGGTAATTTGAGGTGAATCAATGGCTATTGATGAATTGGGGGTGAGATTGAAGATGGGTAAGAAAGAACAGAGgagatgagaggagagagaagaaaagagttttttttttttaaaagttaaaatGTAGAATATAGGTAAATAAGGGTATAAACGTAAATAAATACTAACGGAgcactaacggccgttaaatcCAAGGGTATTTGATGCACTTTATGTTTacataggggtatattatgtattttgaaacgcgcaagGGTAtatggtgaatttcgtgaaacctcaggggcatttcatgaaaaaaccgatgaTTATATGTAGGAGCGTAACATTTATCAACTTTACAAATTGAATCATATGAATCAGGTACAAATTGTTTTAGGTTAACAGGTTGCTATAACAAAATTGTTTGATCATTTCCCGGtaaacactagaggaaaaaaccttataagttgctcttaaaagtggcttataagttgcccttcgtaagtgccaccaatgggggggtcacttatgtaaaattatcaaaagttgcccttaacaagggcaacttataatcttataaggtgcccttgtttgaaacaagggcaccttatgtgaaacttataaggtgcccttgctgcaacaagggcaccttataagctgcacataagttgctcttgttgcaaacaagggcaacttttgagtttttttttttttttttttttaaaaaaaaatctgcaatataattcctaatattctgcaatataatttctgattttgccatataatttctgtttcatcaaacatcagcttgacattctcaaaaatgatataaatttcaaatttccaataatattaccgaattaattcaaatgtaattaattaaatcgataaataacaaaataatgtaagagtcacgaataactacaagtctgctctatttattacactgagggtagttcacaatcgttgaagtaaatagcccacttgtctcgaacctcatccaactcctttttggtaaagggctcctcccttggagttttgaaaacctttaaaagaacaccgtacatgcaaaccaataaattaaattaagtttcatatgcgaaaacaaaaattagattggttgcgaaaacaattatattggacaaaaaatgacatttttgaacccaactaccaacaaacgaacctatttccatattctaaacgttttcatgattaatatgattagttatatgattataagactcatttcaacttctttatgcacgtctatggttcatttgggtcgatataggtcatttatggtaaaaaatggcattttcgatcataattaccaacaaacaaacctacatccatattctaaatgtttttcattcttatgattaattatattattataagactcatttcaacttcgttatgcacgcctaagggtcatttgggtcgatataggtaatttatggccaaaaatggcattttcgatcccaactaccaacaaacgaacctatttccatattctaaacgtttttcatgattcatatgattagttatatgattataagactcatttcatgatatttatgaacgtctatgggtcatttgggtcgatataggtcatttatggtcaaaaatggcattttcaatcccaattaccaacaaacaaacctatatccatattctaaatgtttttcatgattcttatgattaattatattattataagactcatttcaacttcgttatgcattcctaagggtcatttgggtcgatataggtaatttttggccaaaaatggcattttcgatcccaactaccaacaaacgaacctatttcgatattctaaacgtttttcattattcatatcattagttatatgattataagactcatttcatgatatttatgaacgtctatgggtcatttgggtcgatataggtcatttttggctaaaaatggcattttcgatcccaacaactaacaaatgaacctaaggacactttttAAATCCTTttaatgatttatatgattagttatatgtttataagactcatttcaagttctttatgcacacataaggctcatttgggacgatataggtcatttatggccaaaaatagcattttcgatcccaactaccaacaaacgaacctatttccatattctaaacgtttttcatgattcatatgattagttatatgattataagactcattttaagttcgttatgcacgtctatggttcatttaggtcgatataggtcatttatggtcaaaaatggcattttcgatcccaactaccaacaaacaaacctatatccacattttaaacctttttaatgattcatatgattagttatatttttatgaaactcatttcaagttcgttatgcacgcctaagggtcatttgggtcgatataggtcatttatggcaaaaaatggcattttcgatcccaactaccaacaaacaaacctaagtccaaattctaaacccttttcatgattcatatgattagttatatgtttataagactcatttcaagttcgttatgcactcctatggttcatttgggtcgatataaggtcattttttgccaaaaatggcattttcgatcccaactaccaacaaacgaacctatttcgatattctaaacgtttttcattattcatatgattagttatatgattataagactcatttcatgatatttatgaacgctatgggtcatttgggtcgatataggtcaattttggcaaaaaatggcattttcgatcccaactactaacaaacgaacctaaggacactttctaaatctttttcatgattcatatgattagttatatgtttataagactcgtttcaagttctttatgcacacataagtcatttgggacgatataggtcatatttggtccaaaatggcattttcgacggttcatgccaattataggcgaatagtttttttaactaatttctaGCCTAATAATACATCATAAATAAGCTATTTTATGTACCTTTTCCAGAACTTGAACTTCCTTGCACCTTTTGAATATGTCATGCATGAATTTCAtcacgtaatagccacactcgacCCCACCCTCTTGTTGGGAGCACTAGATTAAAGACAACATAAATTACATAATAGGAAATGTTATTGTTTTGGCCGTACAATAAGTAGTGAACAAGTTATTATTTACCTTAATTGATTTCCATTGAGGAAGTGCGCTTTTTTTGACATTCATTTTCATCAACACTCTGCAATTCCACAGTGGACaaaagagagaagaagaaaggAATAGAAGTGGACAAAGAAACTAAGGATTATGCTAAAATTATTCCAGTATCATGTTAATGAGAGTTATGTAGTACTCCAATTGACATAACACAATAAGATTAGTAGACAAGCAAGTTATTCAGCCTTCGtatcaaagaaaataaaacctAAGTCTAGTAGTCTTTGGATTACGTGTAAAGCTTTTGTTAATACTTTTTCAGGTGGAAGTAGAGGCACTAGTGATCCAAGGTCCCAAGCTATCAACAGTATTGAGCCAAGTGAAGAAGCTAGAAGCATCAGTGCTagttttaggccaaaagaaaccCTCCCCAATAATGACATGGTAAGTCCCATTTTCTAaccaatttaattaaaattcttaattttttaattactcATAGATCTACCTAATtaatgttaattaattatgattttggcttgattAATTGGGCAGTTTATTTGGAATGAGCAACTCAGAGGATTTTGTGGAGCAGTGCATAAACAATGCAGAGTGCTTGACAATTGGAGTGAGAAAACAAAGCAAGAAGAAGAATGATCCCTCTTACCAATTCTGATGTGATCTTTTTTCTGGTATTCCAAAATCCTATCATTTCCTCAGCAATTAGCAAACAGAATCTTTCCCCAAGTTGTTACAGTTGCTTTCTTCATGACTACAGTAATCAGTAATGCTACAAGAAAGAGAAAGACAGTCAACATTTTAATCATACAAGTTAAATGATTGTTGTCTTTACTATTCAAGATCGAATATATATATCTTTATGAAAAACTTATTGTTAGAAGAGAAATTAAAACCAAAATGACTATTTGGTATTAATTTGAAGTTGAGGGAGGACCACCAATCTGGATTGAAATGCATAGATAAAATATCGGAGTATGTCACATTCACTATTATCAAATGAGTAAAGTTACTCCGTACTTTCTACTCCTTTTGTACCTCAATACTTTTATCAAACTCGTATCCAAGGAACtatatttaaaaattcataCCTTATATATCGTAAACTAGAAATGCGGCCTATTATTCTCGGACAACCCAGTCATCATCATGTATACGATATACTAGGTCAAGTTAGGTGGTGCTTGCTgaattttcaaagtattcaaacaGGTAAATCTGAAAAGCAAATATCGGATGGTCCAAGTACAAAGTATATTTAACTGAAAATTGCACACAGAGTCAGAAAATTGACCTCTTTCCATTGAAAAATGTTACAGTACTAGTTAGTACCCATGTTTAGAGAATTATGGACAGGAAAAACTTGTAGTTTGCAGACAGGAAATTAGGCAGTTGAAACCAGAGGAATTATACTACTCCAGTGTTTATTTAAGCATTAGAACATGCAGATTACAGACAACTGGGAACCTACATCATTAAAGAGTACACACCCAAATTTAGGCAAGATTTGAAAACTATGGAAGATTCTAAGCTCAAGTTTTCTACACCATAATTGAAAATTAGTCTTGGCAATAATTCACATATGAAAATAATCTACTTTCAGGTTAGAAAAATATTTGCACAGCACCAATCAAGCCAGCTATGTAATTTTTCAGAGGCAATTGTTGACCGTTTTAGTCTTAGGCTAAAGTGTTTATGAATTGAATTCAAGTGAATGTCAAATT
This sequence is a window from Spinacia oleracea cultivar Varoflay chromosome 1, BTI_SOV_V1, whole genome shotgun sequence. Protein-coding genes within it:
- the LOC130465524 gene encoding uncharacterized protein; the protein is MVDSSDFLPPALPNHRKKRLIFLVDKREKKKGIEVDKETKDYAKIIPKIKPKSSSLWITCKAFVNTFSGGSRGTSDPRSQAINSIEPSEEARSISASFRPKETLPNNDMFIWNEQLRGFCGAVHKQCRVLDNWSEKTKQEEE